DNA from Polycladomyces zharkentensis:
TCGGAGCTTTCCTCCACAAGTGTGAGGCGCGAGGTGGGTTTGAAGCAAGCCTTGCGGCATACGGAGGTACCTGTCATCGGCTGCATTTCGCAACGTCCGTTATGGGACTTACGATTCGTTTGCCCGGTAAAACGTCTTTACGGGTTCTGCAGGCCCTGCACACCTCGGGCACATAGTTTCTATGACTTGGGCCGCACGAAGGTGTCATGCACACCGGGGGAGGACCCAACCTTTTGCCTTTTTTTGTCGATTCAATACGGTTTCTCCCCAGTTGTTCTCCCACCATTGATGTACCTGTTCTTGTTTGCGTAGCCGATTGCACCGGGAAACGGGATACGATGATGGATTCGCGAGGTATTCCGGGGTAATCCGGGAACTCACTTCTCCCATTATTTCAACCGCAACACTCTGCCCTGAAACGGCCCCAACGCCACCGTGACGGTTCCGTTCCGGACAGCAAACACCTCACCCGTCATTGCATCCACCAACTCTTCCGCGTGATCAAACGGTCGGGCGTCCAAAGTGAATGTACGACTGGTATCGCCGTTATGGAGAACCACACCGACCGTTTCTTCCTGCCACCGGCGGAAAAAGGCGTATCCGCCGCCGTCGGGGTCCACCCACCAAGTGCGCGTCTCCCCTCTTCTCATCGCTGCACTGCCGCGGCGAATCGCGATAAGCAAACGATAATAAGCGAGCAAATCCCGGTCTTGCTCATCCGCATCCCATATCATCGGTCGACGGCAATCCGGGTCGTTCCCGCCTTCCATTCCCACTTCGTCTCCGTAATAGATCATCGGTACGCCCGTATAGGTCATCAGCAGGAGCACCGCCAGCCGCAACCGCCGATCATCTCCCCCGCATGCCGTTCGAACGCGTTCGGTATCATGGGAACCCAACAAATTGAGCAGCGCCCGATGCGCCGGTTCCGGCACCGTCATTCGAATCCGCGTCAAACGGGCGTCCAACTCCCTCCCCGAAATCCGGCCACGGGCAGCGAAATCCAATACGGCCTCCCGAAACGGATAATTCATTACTGAGTCAAATTGATCGCCTTTCAACCACGGACCCGCATCATGCCAGACTTCCCCGATGATGACGGCGGACGGGTTGATCAACCGGATCCGTTCACGAAACGCCCGCCAAAACGCATGATCCACCTCGTTGGCCACATCGAGTCGCCACCCGTCGATCCCCGTCTCCCGCGTCCATTCGGCGGCGACATCCAGCAGATATTCTCTCACTTCATGATGATCTGTCCGCAGTTTCGGCATGGTCCACACATTTTGGGCGAATGTTTCATAATTGGGTTTGGGCGTGGTCATCACCGGCCCCGATTTGATGTGAAACCAATCCCAATAACGGGACGCACGCCCTTTTTTGATCACGTCCTGGAACGCAAAAAAGCCATACCCGCAATGGTTGAACACCGCATCCAATATGACCCGTATTCCCGATTGATGCGCCCGGCTGACCAACTCCTTCAGCGTTTCCCGATCACCGAAGTGCGGATCGATGCGGGTATAATCGGTTGTGTCGTATTTATGGTTGGACGGCGATGCAAAGATGGGTGTCAAATACAACGCGTTTATACCCAGCTCCTTCAGATACGGCAGTTGGCGGATGACGCCCTGCAAATCCCCTCCGTAAAAGCTGTCCGGCCGAGGACGGGCGGACACGCTCCATTCCTCCGTATGTTCCGGATCATTGGTCGGATCACCATTCATGAACCGTTCGGGAAAAATCTGATACACCACGCTGTCGAGAAACCAATCCGGCGCAGAATGCAAATGCTCCTCGTGAATGTAGGGGTACTGAAACACGCCCGCCTCCCGTCGGTCAGAGGAAAACCCGCTCTCCCCGTACCACAGACTGTCACCGTTTTCATCTTCCAGGTAAAATGCATACCGCACCCGCCTGTGCGGCGCGGGAATCACGCCTTCCCAATAGTCAAACCACGCATCAGAACCCGTCCGTACCATCGGGACGATTTCCGACATTTCCGGCGGATCATAGCGATCCGCATAATGCGCTTCACACCGTTTTACATCCCCCCGTTTCGTCCGTAGCCGAACATGCAACCGTCGGGCGTCCAGGGGATGGGCAAACGGTGATTCCGCCCGGTGAAACAACGCTTCCACCTTCATGTGATCGATCCTCCCTCTCCTCTCTCGCTACACTCACACGCACCCATACAGCTCGCAAGTCCATATCCACCATCACACTCTGGCGCTGACCCTGAGCGAACTGCACGTCACACATCCATTTAGCCCTTGCTGGCGCCTGCCGTCAGCCCGGCAATAAAAAACCGTTGCAAAGCCAGAAACAGAACCGCAATCGGTACGGCAATCAACACCGAACCCGCCGCGAACAGCGTGAAATTTTTGCCGAACTGATCATAAATGAATCCGAACAGCCCCACCGCCAGCGTTTTCTTTTCCGGGCTGGTCAGAACGATCTGCGGTAACAAAAAGTCCGTCATCGGCCCGGTGAAGTTAAACAGTGCCACCAGTGCAATCACTGGTCGAGCCAACGGCAACATGATACGGAAAAAGATCGTGTTGTGCCCTGCGCCGTCGATCTTGGCCGCTTCATCCAAACTGCGCGGGATCGTGTCAAAATACCCCTTGACCAGCCAGGTGTTGAACGGAATCTGCGCACCGGCGTAAACCAACAGCAGTCCCCAGTAGCTGTCCAACAGGTTTAACATGTTGAGCAGTACGTAGATGGCCACCATCGTCATCATCGACGGAAACATCTGCAAGACCAGGAAAAAGGCCAAACCGTGCTTCCGCCCCACAAACCGATACCGGGAAAATGCATAGGCCGTTCCCATTGTCAGAATCACCGAGGCGATCGCATTCAACGCGGCGATGATGAGCGTATTTTTGTACCAGGTGAGATATTGGCTGTCCGGACTGGTGAACAACCACACATAATGATCGAATGTCGCATGTTTGGGGATCAGGGTGCTGGAAAACAGGCTTGTGCCCGGGTTGAGCGACGAGCCGATCACCCACAAAATCGGATAGACGCTGATCACCATCATGATCAGCAGCACTGCGTACGTCATCCACAATCCGACTGCACGTTTCAAACGTTGGGCGTTCATTGTATCAAATCCTCTTCCTTGAAAGATCTCGTTTGACGGAATTGATACACCGCGAAACATACCACCACCAAGCCGATGATGACGGAGATGGTCGCGGCATAGTTGAACTTGGACGTATCAAACATCAGCTTGTATACCCACGAGATCAGGATGTCTGTCCCGCCTGCCGTCTGCCCCGGCACCGCCGGTCCTCCCTTATTGAACAGATAAATGACATTGAAGTTGTTGAAGTTGCCCGCATACTGCACGATCAACAGCGGAGCGGTGGCATAGAGCACCAGCGGCAACGTGATATGGCGAAACTTCTGCCACGGCGTGGCTCCGTCCACATCCGCCGCCTCGTACAAATCGGAAGAAATCGTTTGCAGCACACCGGTGCACAGGGCCAGATTGAACGGAAAGCCCAACCAAAACTGGATAAGCAGGATCGCCACCTTGCACCAGAACGGGTCGGTCATCCACGGGATGTGGTCCAGACCGATACTTTCAAGCATTCCGTTGATCGGGCCGAAGCTGTCGTTGAACATCATCGAAAACACCAGCACCGACACGAATGGCGGAACCGCCCAAGGCAAAATCAGCACAGTGCGGATCAACCGTTTGAACTTCACCTGCTTCTGATTGAGCAGTACGGCCAATAACAAGCCCAGTGCAAATTGCACCGTGGTGGAAATCAGCGTCCAGACCACCGTCCACTGAAAAACGGAGATCAACGAGTTTTTCCACAAATCCAGACGAAACAGATTGATGAAGTTGTCCCAGCCGACCCAATCCACCAGCTTGGCGGGCGGGGAGTGGTACAGGTCGTAATTGGTAAACGCCAGTGCTACCATGAACAACAGTGGAAACAGCACCACAAACACCAACAGCAAAAATCCCGGTGCGATGATAAGATACGGGTATCCCTTGTCGGTCACCGTTCGCCAAGTCTGCCACAAACCCGGCGGACGATCCCCGCGCTCCCTCATCTTGGCGACGCGAACCGCATCTTGTATATTCAACACATAAAAGAACAGACCGAACGCAATCACGATCAGCGCCACGATCCCTTTGGCCAGCAATTGGACCGAATCATCCCGGAAGGGCACCGTGCCCAATGTGACGATCCCCCACAGTCCCATATTGAAGAGATCGGCGAATATACCGATATAGGAGAACTCCAGCAACAACAGGAAAATCCCTTTGTACCATTGGCGGTTGTACAATTGTCCCAGACCCATCGACAATGCGGACAAAAGCCCCGCCGTATGGCGCATCCTCCATGTTCGTCCTTTCATGACGTTTTTCCATTCTGCTTGTGCTTCCAAGGTGCATATCCTCCCTGTGATGACAGATCAAAAGATATATTGGCTTGCAATAGGCCGCCCTCTCGTTGATTCGGTGACGTTTTGAGGAGGATGAGCGGTCTCCCCGTTGCTCCCGGTTGACAGGGAAACCGCTTCCTTTTCGCCGCTCCGCTTACTGCTTTTGTGCCGCGATCTTCTGTTTGATGATGTTGACCGCGTCATTCAGCGCGGGACCCGGTTGTTGTTTGCCTTGGGAAACAAAGGTGACGGCGTTACCCATCGGCTCCCAAACTTGCGCCATTTCCGGAACGCTCGGCATCGGCATGCCCCGGGATGCTTGGTCAGCGAACGCACGCACGATGGGATCATCCTGAATCAGCGGATCCGCCAACAAATCGTTGCGCGGCGGGATTTGTTTGGTATCTTGGAAGCGGGATTTCAATGCATCATGACTTGTCAGGAATCGGGCCAGATCCGTCGCCCAAGCAGCATGTTTGCTGTAGCTGGAAACATACCATCCCTTGACACCGATGAATGTGCGCGGATCTTTGCCGTTCAGCTTGGGAAGCGGTGCCACACCGATATCGATGCCGGCCTGCTGGTAATCCTTCACCGCCCAAGGCCCGTTGATAACGGCAGCCACCTTGCCTTCTTTGAACAATCCGTTGACCACATCCGCCTTAATCCCCTGCGGAAGCAGTTTTTCACGATACCAATCGCCGATCATCCGCACCGCTTTTTGCGACCCGGCATTGTTCAGACCGATATCATTCGTGTCGAACATACCATCCTTCACCTTGAACACATATCCGCCAGCATTGTCAAAAAGGAAAAAGTCGTAGTAAAAATTGTTTGCTTCAAAGAGCAAGCCGTACTTTTTCTGCTCCGGCTTGGTGAAGTCTTTGGCAAATCGGATCAATTCCTCAAATGTGGCAGGCGGTTTGGGCATCAGCTTTTTGTTGTAAATCAACGCGACGCTCTCCGTCGCCTTCGGCAATCCGTACAGTTTGCCCTCATAGGTCATCGCCTGAATCGCCGGAGCGCTGTACTGATCCTTGACACTTTCATCCACCTGCAACGGGCGAATCAGGCCTTTCAACACCGTATCCCCGATATTGTCGTGCGGGAAGGTGATCAGGTCCGGACCTTTCCCGGCCGGCCCGTCCAAGGTCAGTTTTTTCGGTTGATCCAACATCTTGATCGTGACGATTTTGACGTGAATTCCCGTTTTTTGTTCATACTGCTTGGCCAATTTTTTTGTATTGGCCAACTCGATCGGGTCTTCATTTTCCCAAATGACCAACTGCTTGGGCTTTTCCTTACTCTCCCCACCCACTCCCGCAGCATTGTCCTGCGGGCCGCAGGCGGTAAGGCCCAACAGACATGCCATCAACATCGACAGCCACCTTCTTCGTTTCAACACCATCATCTCCCTTCTGTTTGTGCAATCGTTTGCACAATCTTGCAAAAAAAGAGTGAAAAATCCCTGTGTATAATGAGGTTATTCCAAAGAAAACGTTTGCAATAAAATCATTCTTCTACAAATGGTTTTATTCCTTCCGCCGTTGCATCAATTTTTTGATTACTTTTCATGAATTGATCGAAAAAATCGATCAGCATGATCACCATGAAAAACGCCCCGATTCCCTGTTTACGGGAAACGGGGCACTTCACTCATGCACTCACTTTAACCATTTACAACCCCACTTTTTCATTTCCCAGAAAATAGGCTTCAGGTCCATTCCTTTTTCCGTCAGGGCATATTCCACTTTGGGCGGTATCTCCGGATATACCGTACGAGTGACAATCCCGTGCCGTTCCAGTTCCTTCAAACGGACGGACAACGTTTTGGGACTGGCTCCCTTGAGCGATTGCAGCAGTTCTCCAAATCGCTTGGGTCCCTCAATCAAATCGCGCAAAATGAGAAATGACCACTTGGCTCCGATCACATCCAACACTTCTTCCACCGAACACTGCATCCACTCCACATCTCTATCCGTACACACCTCTTGTTTGTCCGCTGTTGGCTTCGTTTTTTCCATCCCAATCCCTCCTATTACTTTCCTATTGGAAATTATATATCCTAATCGAAATTATGTGTAGAAAAAATCACTACTTTAAATAAGTCTGTAATAGGTATATCATGTAAGTGTCTAACAGAAAGAAAGCGCGTGGAGGGAAAACACATGGCAAACATCGCAGTCGTTTTGGGCAACATGTACCATGACAAGGAATTTGAGGTTCCGGCGGAAGCGTTCAAACAAGCTGGCCACAAAGTGACCTTGGTCGGAGCGGAAGCGGGGAGCACCGTGGAAGGATTGTACGGTGGCAAACAGAAAATTGAGCTTTCCGTGGACGATGCAAAAGCGGAAGAATTTGACGCATTGTTTATCCCAGGTGGATTCTCCCCCGATATCCTGCGGGCGGATCAGCGTTTCGTGGCATTTGCGCGGAAATTCGCCTACTTGGAAAAGCCGATTTTCGCCATCTGCCACGGCCCGCAGCTGCTGATCAACGCTGAGGTTCTGCGCGGACGCCGGGTGACCGGTTACACCTCAATCCAAATCGATTTGAAAAATGCCGGTGCGCAAGTATTTGACGAAGAAGTGGTTGTGGACGGAGGATTGGTCACCAGCCGGACGCCGGATGACCTGGACGCTTTCACCCGCGCTTCGCTTGATGTTTTGGCAAGCCGATAACATGCAGGAAGGTTGTCTGAAAGATGAACGACGTGATTCGCACGCTCACCCAACACCGTTCGATTCGCAGCTACACCTCCCAGGAAGTGACCGATGAACAGCTGGATCACATTTTCCGTGCCATTCAAGCGGCTCCCAACTGGGTCAACGGTCAACAGGTTACGGTGATCGTGGTCAAGGACAAGGAGCGGAAACGGAAACTCTCCCAGCTCGTCGGCAACCAGGTCTGGGTGGACCAAGCTCCCGTATTTCTCGTACTCTGCCTGGATTTCTACCGGGCCAAACTGGCTGCGGAGATCAACGGCGAGCCACTCGCCATCACCAACAGCATCGAATCGATTTTGATCGGTGCAACCGATGTGGGAATCGCCCTGGCCAATGCCGCCGCGGCGGCTGAATCGATGGGATTGGGGATTGTCCCCATCGGCGGGATTCGGAGAAATCCGGATGAAGTGATCAAACTGTTGGAACTGCCCGAGTACGTGTTCCCCGTCTCCGGTCTGGTAATCGGTCATCCTGCCGATCCCTCGGCGCAAAAACCCCGACTCCCGCGGGAAGCGGTCATTCATCAGGAAACCTACAACCGGGATCAGCTGGATCTGATCCGGCAGTACGACGAAACGATGGCCGAATACATGCGTCAGCGCACAGGCGGGGAAAGTGACCGCAACTGGTCGCAAACCGTCTCCTCCTTTTACCACAAAATCTACTATTCCAAGACTCGTCCGGCTTTGGACCAGCAGGGATTCAAATATAATTGATCATCTTTGCAACCTTTGCACCAGTTGCGCCGTCTGTTATGATGTCAGGGCATTTCCCGCCGTCTCCTATGGGAAAGATGCCCTGCCGCATCGGTATATCTGCACCTCCTTCACCTCTGTACCTGGAACGTCAACCGGCCCGATGATCGGGCCGGTTGATCGTTATTGCGCGGAAACCGACTTTTTGTGATATATTGATTGAATAGGGCGTGTTTAATGAAACGGGGTTCCTCCGATGGGGGAATCCCGTTTTCCGGCAATTTTGCAGACAGGGAGAGAAAACGGATGCGGATGAACCGTTCGATCGCCAGTTTATTCGTACTGACGGCTGCCGCCAGCTACGGTTTGCTGTCGCCGCTTGTCAAAATGGCCTATGCCGACGGTTTGCAACCCGCTGATTTGACCGCCGCTCAGGCGATGGCGGGTGCTTTGGGCATTTGGCTCGTCTGTCTGGCGGCCACCCGACAAGTGCCGAAACTCCCCGCACGCACAGTGCTGGCTTTATGCGGTTGTGGGGCGTTGGGCGGTCTGACCGGGGTTTTCTATTTCATTTCATTAAAGGACTTACCCGCTTCGTTTGCTATTTTGCTGTTGTTTCAATTTACGTGGATGGGCATGGTGATCGAATGGCGCATCACCCGTCGCACTCCTCCCCGCAACCAGCGATGGGCATTGGTGCTCATCCTGGCGGGAACGGTGCTGGCCGCCGGATGGACGGATACACCCTCGTCCACGATATCCTTATTCGGCGTCACCACGGCCCTGCTCTCGGCCGTCTGCTACGCCGGCTTCATCCATCTGAGCGGCCATATCGCCGTCGACGTTTCCCCCTGGTGGCGCAGTGCGTGGATTTCCACGGGTTCCGTTGCAGTCACGCTGATCGTGTTCCCGCCGCGTTTCCTGTTGGAGGGAGTGTGGGACAGCGGTCTGGGGGAGTGGGCCGGATGGATTGCCTTGTTTGGAACGATCCTGCCGTCGGTCCTGTTCACCACCGGTGTTCCCCTGGTCGGCACGGGACTGGCCTCAGCACTTGGCTCGATGGAACTGCCCGTCGCCGTCAGCTTGTCCGCTTGGTGGCTGGCCGAGCCTGTCACACCCGCGCAGTGGATGGGTGTTTTGCTGATCCTGGCCGGTATTTTGGTGGCCGAAGGAAAACTGAATCTCCACAAAGAAAAAAGCTGGCCGTGAACCTGGCCAGCATTTGAAAATATTGCCTACTCGCCTGTGGAGAACGCGGTGATCATCCG
Protein-coding regions in this window:
- a CDS encoding glycoside hydrolase family 13 protein; this encodes MKVEALFHRAESPFAHPLDARRLHVRLRTKRGDVKRCEAHYADRYDPPEMSEIVPMVRTGSDAWFDYWEGVIPAPHRRVRYAFYLEDENGDSLWYGESGFSSDRREAGVFQYPYIHEEHLHSAPDWFLDSVVYQIFPERFMNGDPTNDPEHTEEWSVSARPRPDSFYGGDLQGVIRQLPYLKELGINALYLTPIFASPSNHKYDTTDYTRIDPHFGDRETLKELVSRAHQSGIRVILDAVFNHCGYGFFAFQDVIKKGRASRYWDWFHIKSGPVMTTPKPNYETFAQNVWTMPKLRTDHHEVREYLLDVAAEWTRETGIDGWRLDVANEVDHAFWRAFRERIRLINPSAVIIGEVWHDAGPWLKGDQFDSVMNYPFREAVLDFAARGRISGRELDARLTRIRMTVPEPAHRALLNLLGSHDTERVRTACGGDDRRLRLAVLLLMTYTGVPMIYYGDEVGMEGGNDPDCRRPMIWDADEQDRDLLAYYRLLIAIRRGSAAMRRGETRTWWVDPDGGGYAFFRRWQEETVGVVLHNGDTSRTFTLDARPFDHAEELVDAMTGEVFAVRNGTVTVALGPFQGRVLRLK
- a CDS encoding sugar ABC transporter permease is translated as MTYAVLLIMMVISVYPILWVIGSSLNPGTSLFSSTLIPKHATFDHYVWLFTSPDSQYLTWYKNTLIIAALNAIASVILTMGTAYAFSRYRFVGRKHGLAFFLVLQMFPSMMTMVAIYVLLNMLNLLDSYWGLLLVYAGAQIPFNTWLVKGYFDTIPRSLDEAAKIDGAGHNTIFFRIMLPLARPVIALVALFNFTGPMTDFLLPQIVLTSPEKKTLAVGLFGFIYDQFGKNFTLFAAGSVLIAVPIAVLFLALQRFFIAGLTAGASKG
- a CDS encoding sugar ABC transporter permease; translation: MKGRTWRMRHTAGLLSALSMGLGQLYNRQWYKGIFLLLLEFSYIGIFADLFNMGLWGIVTLGTVPFRDDSVQLLAKGIVALIVIAFGLFFYVLNIQDAVRVAKMRERGDRPPGLWQTWRTVTDKGYPYLIIAPGFLLLVFVVLFPLLFMVALAFTNYDLYHSPPAKLVDWVGWDNFINLFRLDLWKNSLISVFQWTVVWTLISTTVQFALGLLLAVLLNQKQVKFKRLIRTVLILPWAVPPFVSVLVFSMMFNDSFGPINGMLESIGLDHIPWMTDPFWCKVAILLIQFWLGFPFNLALCTGVLQTISSDLYEAADVDGATPWQKFRHITLPLVLYATAPLLIVQYAGNFNNFNVIYLFNKGGPAVPGQTAGGTDILISWVYKLMFDTSKFNYAATISVIIGLVVVCFAVYQFRQTRSFKEEDLIQ
- a CDS encoding extracellular solute-binding protein produces the protein MKRRRWLSMLMACLLGLTACGPQDNAAGVGGESKEKPKQLVIWENEDPIELANTKKLAKQYEQKTGIHVKIVTIKMLDQPKKLTLDGPAGKGPDLITFPHDNIGDTVLKGLIRPLQVDESVKDQYSAPAIQAMTYEGKLYGLPKATESVALIYNKKLMPKPPATFEELIRFAKDFTKPEQKKYGLLFEANNFYYDFFLFDNAGGYVFKVKDGMFDTNDIGLNNAGSQKAVRMIGDWYREKLLPQGIKADVVNGLFKEGKVAAVINGPWAVKDYQQAGIDIGVAPLPKLNGKDPRTFIGVKGWYVSSYSKHAAWATDLARFLTSHDALKSRFQDTKQIPPRNDLLADPLIQDDPIVRAFADQASRGMPMPSVPEMAQVWEPMGNAVTFVSQGKQQPGPALNDAVNIIKQKIAAQKQ
- a CDS encoding winged helix-turn-helix transcriptional regulator, with product MQCSVEEVLDVIGAKWSFLILRDLIEGPKRFGELLQSLKGASPKTLSVRLKELERHGIVTRTVYPEIPPKVEYALTEKGMDLKPIFWEMKKWGCKWLK
- a CDS encoding type 1 glutamine amidotransferase domain-containing protein, encoding MANIAVVLGNMYHDKEFEVPAEAFKQAGHKVTLVGAEAGSTVEGLYGGKQKIELSVDDAKAEEFDALFIPGGFSPDILRADQRFVAFARKFAYLEKPIFAICHGPQLLINAEVLRGRRVTGYTSIQIDLKNAGAQVFDEEVVVDGGLVTSRTPDDLDAFTRASLDVLASR
- a CDS encoding NADPH-dependent oxidoreductase — protein: MNDVIRTLTQHRSIRSYTSQEVTDEQLDHIFRAIQAAPNWVNGQQVTVIVVKDKERKRKLSQLVGNQVWVDQAPVFLVLCLDFYRAKLAAEINGEPLAITNSIESILIGATDVGIALANAAAAAESMGLGIVPIGGIRRNPDEVIKLLELPEYVFPVSGLVIGHPADPSAQKPRLPREAVIHQETYNRDQLDLIRQYDETMAEYMRQRTGGESDRNWSQTVSSFYHKIYYSKTRPALDQQGFKYN
- a CDS encoding DMT family transporter, with the translated sequence MRMNRSIASLFVLTAAASYGLLSPLVKMAYADGLQPADLTAAQAMAGALGIWLVCLAATRQVPKLPARTVLALCGCGALGGLTGVFYFISLKDLPASFAILLLFQFTWMGMVIEWRITRRTPPRNQRWALVLILAGTVLAAGWTDTPSSTISLFGVTTALLSAVCYAGFIHLSGHIAVDVSPWWRSAWISTGSVAVTLIVFPPRFLLEGVWDSGLGEWAGWIALFGTILPSVLFTTGVPLVGTGLASALGSMELPVAVSLSAWWLAEPVTPAQWMGVLLILAGILVAEGKLNLHKEKSWP